TCCTCGACAGGCTCGGCGTCGAGAACACCGTTGAGAACTACTACAAGCCCTGGGTGGCCGAGTTCAACGGAAAGAAGATCTACCTCTTCCCGCGCGACCACGCGCTGAGCGACCGCGTTGGCTTCACCTACGCGGGTATGAACCAGTACCAGGCGGTTGATGACTTCGTGAACGAGCTCCTCAAGATACAGAAGGAAAACTACGACGGTTCGCTGGTCTACGTGGTCACCCTCGACGGCGAGAACCCGTGGGAGCACTACCCCTACGACGGCAAGATCTTCCTGACGGAACTCTACAAGAAGCTGACCGAACTCCAGGAGCAGGGGCTGATAAGAACCCTCACGCCGAGCGAGTACATTCAGCTCTACGGGGACCAGGCCAACAAGCTCACCCCCAAGATGATGGAGCGCCTCGACCTCACGGGCGACAACGTCCAGGCCCTCCTCAAAGCCCAGAGCCTCGGCGACCTCTACGACATGGTCGGCGTCAAGGAGGAGATGCAGTGGCCCGAGAGCAGCTGGATAGACGGAACGCTCTCCACCTGGATAGGCGAGCCTCAAGAGAACTACGGCTGGTACTGGCTCTACCTGGCGAGGAAGACCCTGATGGAGAAGAAGGACGAGATGAGCCAGGAGGACTGGGAGAAGGCCCACGAGTACCTGCTCCGCGCCGAGGCGAGCGACTGGTTCTGGTGGTACGGGAGCGACCAGAACAGCGGGCAGGACTTCACCTTCGACCGCTACCTCAAGACCTACCTCTACGAGATGTACAGGCTCGCTGGAGTCGAGCCGCCGAGCTACCTCTTCGGCAACTACTTCCCGGACGGGGAGCCCTACGTCACCAGAGCCCTCGACGGTCTCAAGGAGGGGGAGATGAAGAATTACTCCAGCATGTCGCCGCTGGCGGAGGGCGTTAGCGTCTACTTCGACGGCGAGGGGCTTCACTTCATCGTCAGGGGTAACCTGAGCCAGTTCGAGGTCAGCATCTGGGAAAAAGACGAGCGCGTCGGGAACACCTTCACCCTCCTCCAGGGGAGGCCGGGCGAGCTCAGGTACTCCATGTTCCCGTTCTCAGCGGACAGCGTCGGGCTGATGATAACCAAGCACCTCGTCTACCACGATGGGAAGGCCGAGGTGTACAAGGCCACCGACTACGAGAACAGCGAAAAGCTCGGTGAGGCGACGGTCAGGGAGACGAGTGAGGGAATAGAGGTTGTTGTGCCCTTCGAGTACATAGAGAACCCTGCCGATTTCTACTTCGCCGTCTCGACCGTGAAGGACGGCAGGCTGGAGGTCATAAGCACCCCCGTCGAGCTGAAGCTCCCGACCGAAGTAAAGGGAGTCGTCATAGCCGACATAGCCGACCCCGAGGGGGACGACCACGGACCGGGAACCTACACCTACCCGACCAACGACGTCTTTAAGCCGGGCGTGTTTGACCTCCTCCGCTTCAGAATGCTTGAGCAGACCGACAGCTACGTGATGGAGTTCTACTTCAAGGACCTCGGTGGCAACCCGTGGAACGCTCCCAACGGCTTCAGCCTCCAGATAATCGAGGTCTACCTCGACTTCAAGGACGGCGGCAACAGCACGGCGATAAAGATGTTCCCGGACGGGCCCGGGGCCAACGTGAACCTCGACCCGGACCACCCGTGGGACGTCGCCTTCAGGATTGCCGGCTGGGACTACGGAAACCTGATAGTCCTTCCGAACGGAACCGCCTACCAGGGAGAGATGCAAATCTCGGCAGACCCGGTAAAGAACGCGGTGATAGTGAAAGTCCCGAAGAAGTACATAGCGATAAACGAGGACTACGGCCTCTGGGGAGCCGTCCTAACCGGGAGCCAGGACGGTTACGGGCCGGACAAGTGGAGACCGGTAGCGGTTGAGGCCGAGGAGTGGAAAGTCGGTGGAGCAGACCCGAACGCGGTCATAAACGGTGTTGCACCCAGGGTAATCGACCTCCTCGCTCCTGCAAACTTCAGGCCAACCCAGGAGGAGCAGCTGAGCAGCTACGACGCCAACGATATGAAACTCGCCACCGTCAAGGCCCTTCCGCTACTCAAGCAGGGAATAGTCGTGAACGACCCCGAGGGTGACGACCACGGACCGGGAACCTACACCTACCCCACCGACAAGGTCTTCGTTCCGGGGCACCTTGACCTGCTGAAGTTCAAGATGATCGAGGGAAGCGACGACTGGACGCTCGAGTTCTACTTCAAGGACCTCGGTGGCAACCCGTGGAACGCTCCCAACGGCTTCAGCCTCCAGATAATCGAGGTCTACCTCGACTACACCGACGGCGGTAACAGCTCGGCGATAAAGATGTTCCCCGATGGCCCGGGAAGCAACGTCCAGCTCGACCCCAGGCACCCCTGGGACGTGGCCCTGAGGATAGCGGGCTGGGACTACGGTAACCTCATCGTCCTGCCCAACGGAACCGTCTACCAGGGCGAAATGCAGATCTCAGCCGACCCGGTAAAGAACGCGATAGTCGTCAGGCTACCCAAGAAGTACCTGCCGGCCATAGGGGATTACGGCCTCTACGCCTCCGTGCTCGTTGGCTCCCAGGACGGCTACGGTCCTGACAAGTGGAGGCCGGTAGCGGTCGATGCGGAGCAGTGGAAGCTCGGCGGGGCGGACCCGAACGCGGTCATAAACGGCGTCGCACCGAGGGTGGTCGATGAGCTCGTCCCACCCGGCTTTGAGCCAACCCAGGAAGAGCAGTTAAGCTCCTACGACGCCGAGAACATGAAGCTCGCCACCGTGCTCATGATACCGCTCGTCGAGGGCACCGGCGGCGAGGAGCCGACCCCGACCGAGACACCGACCGAAACCACCACGACCACGAGCGAAACCTCGACGACCTCACCGAGCCAGACTACCACTACCACCACTACCACTCCGACCACCAGCAGCCCGAGCACCACCGCACCGACCACTACCACCGAAGGCGGTGGAGGAATCTGCGGTCCGGCCGCGTTAATAGCACTCGCCACGATACCGCTCCTCCTCAGAAGGAGGCGCTGACCCTTTCAAATTTTTGAGGTGATAAAATGGCCGAGGTAAAGCTCATCAACGTCTGGAAGCAGTTCGGGGAGTTCACCGCGGTAAGGGAGATGAACCTCGACGTCAAGGACGGGGAGTTCATGATCCTCCTCGGACCTAGCGGCTGCGGAAAGACCACCACGCTGAGGATGATAGCCGGCCTCGAGGAGCCGACGAGGGGGCAGATATACGTCGGGGACAGGCTCGTGGCCGACCCCGAGAAGGGAATCTTCGTTCCACCGAAGGACAGGGACATCGCAATGGTCTTCCAGAGCTACGCGCTGTACCCCCACATGACTGTCTACGATAACATAGCCTTCCCCCTCAAGCTCAGAAAGGTGCCGAAGCAGGAGATAGACCAGCGCGTCAGGGAAGTCGCGGAACTTCTCGGCCTGACGGAGCTCCTCAAGAGGAAGCCGAGGGAGCTGAGCGGTGGTCAGAGGCAGAGGGTTGCCCTGGGCAGGGCGATAGTGAGGAAGCCCCAGGTCTTCCTCATGGACGAGCCCCTGAGCAACCTGGACGCAAAGCTCAGGGTGAAGATGCGCGCCGAACTCAAGAGACTCCAGAGGCAGCTTGGAGTTACCACAATCTACGTCACCCACGATCAAGTTGAGGCCATGACCATGGGCGACAGGATAGCGGTCATAAACCAGGGCGTCCTCCAGCAGGTCGGAACGCCGGAGGAGGTCTACGACAGGCCCGCGAACACCTTCGTTGCCGGCTTCATAGGCTCGCCCCCGATGAACTTCATGGACGCGACGGTGACCGAGGACGGCTTCGCCGACTTCGGCGAGTTCAGGCTCAAGTTCCTCCCCGACCAGTTCGAGGTTCTCGAGGAGAGGAACCTCGTCGGGAGGGAAGTCATCTTCGGAATTCGCCCTGAGGACCTCTACGACGCGATGTTCGCCCAGGTCAAGATACCGGGGGAGAACATGGTTCGGGCCATGGTGGACATCATCGAGAACCTCGGAAGCGAGAAGATAGTCCACCTGAGCGTCGGCGACGTCACATTCCTGGGCTCCTTCCGCTCGGAGTCCAAAGTGACGGAAGGCCAGGAGATCGATGTCGTCTTCGACATGCGCAAGTCCCACGTCTTCGAGAAGGGGAGTGGGAAGGCAGTTTTCTGAAGCTTTTTAAACCTCCCCTCCCATTTTCTCCCATGCCCATAGAGGACTTCGCCGAGTTCCTAGCCAGGGAGATTCCAAGGGGGAAGGTAGTCGAGCTAGGGATAGGCTTCCAGTTCAAGGTCGCGCTCAAACTGAAAAGCCTGGGGTACGACGTTCTGGCCATCGACTGGAACCCCGAGTCTGTTGAACGGGCAAGGGAGCTGGGCATAGGGGCGGTGCGAGACGACCTGTTCAGCCCGAGGCTAGGGCTTTACAGAGAGGCCCGCGCGCTCTACTCAGTCAGGCCCACGCCGGAGATAGTGCGGCCCATTCTAAAGCTCGGCAGGACGCTAAGACTGCCGGTTTACATTTTGCCGCTGGCGGGAGATGCGATGCCCAGGGGAATGAGGCTGGTAAACCACCGCGGACTGGCGATATACGTTTATAACCCCCGCACCAAATAGTTCCGGTGGTGACATGAGGCTCTTCGGTACCGCTGGAATTAGGGGCACCCTCTGGGAAAAGGTCACTCCCGAGCTCGCGATGGACGTAGGAAAGGCGATGGGGACTTACATCGAGGGAGAGAGCATCGTGGTCGCGAGGGACGGGAGAACTTCAAGCGTGATGCTCAAGAACGCCCTCATCGCGGGGCTCCTCTCGACCGGGAAGGAGGTTCTCGACGCGGATTTAATCCCAACACCGGCCCTGGCCTGGGCGACGAGAGAGCACGGCGACGGCGGAGTTATGATAACGGCCAGCCACAACCCACCGACCGACAACGGGATAAAGGTCTTCAACGGCGATGGAACCGAGTTCTACGTCGAGCAGGAGGAGGAGCTTGAGGAGCTCGTTTTCTCAGGAAACTTCAGGAAGGCCAGGTGGGACGAGATAAAGACTGTGAAGCCCCTCGACGTCATAGATGACTACATCGGGGCCGTTCTCGACTTCGTGAACCACGGGACGGGCTTAAAGGTCCTCTACGACGGCGCCAACGGTGCCGGGAGCGTTCTGGCCCCTTACCTCCTGCGCGAGATGGGGGCGAAGGTCATAAGCGTGAACGCCCACGTGGACGGCCACTTCCCGGGAAGGAAGCCCGAGCCTCGCTACGAGAACATAGCCTACCTCGGAGAGCTCGTGAGGGAGCTGGGCGTTGATATTGCCATAGCGCAGGACGGCGACGCCGACAGGATAGCGGTGTTCGACGAGAGGGGCAACTACCTCAACGAGGACACCGTCATAGCGCTCTTCGCCAAGCTCTACACCGAGGAACACGGCGGCGGAACGGTTGTCGTTTCGATAGACACAGGCTCGAGGATAGACCACGTCGTCGAAAGGGCCGGCGGAAGGGTGGTGAGGATTCCCCTCGGCCAGCCCCACGACGGAATAAAGAAATACGGGGCCATCTTTGCCGCCGAACCCTGGAAGCTCGTCCACCCGAGGTTCGGCAACTGGATAGACAGCTTCGTGACAATGGGGCTTCTGCTCAAACTCATAGACGAGGAAGGGAAACCCCTGTCAGAGATAGTGAGGGAGAACGTTCCTGAGTTCTACCTCACCAAGAGGAACGTCCCCTGCCCGGACGAGCACAAGGGGGCAGTCATGGAGAGGGCGTACAGGGTTCTTGAGGAGAAGCTGGGAAGCGAGACCAGGGAAGTTCTGACTATTTCCGGCTTCCGCTTCAACCTGAGGGACGGCTCGTGGGTCCTAGTGAGGCCGAGCGGAACGGAGCCCAAGATTCGTGTTGTTGTCGAAGCTCCCAGTGAGAAGAGACGCGACGAGCTCTTTGAGCTGGCCTACGGAACCGTCAGAAAGGCCGTTGAAGATGTCATGAAGAAGGGCTGAGCCCCATTTTCCACTTTTAGACCATAACTCCGAGCAACCAGCCGGCCGTTCCAGCGAGGAATATTAATCCCAAATCCCGGACGAGAACCCAAGGTCCGGGCCTCTTTCCGGTTCCCATCAGGTAGAGCCAGTAGACAAGCAGAGGAACCAGGAGATCGAGTGACAGGCGGGATTCTCCAAAGAACAGATTGAGCATAAAGGAGAAAGCCGAAACGGAGGCGAGGGCCTTTCCGCCCATGGAACCACCTCAGATGAACCTCGCAGGCCTGAGAGTTCTAACCGCTATCTCGTTCTTCTCCACCATGACCCTGAATCCCTCCTTGGCCACGTAGGTCTTGACGCCGGTGACGGTTTCGATGTACTTGGCCTCCTTGTAGGGGTTGGCGAAGTGCATCTTCATTCCGATGTGGCTCATCACGAGGGCATCAGGTTTGTGCTCCATATTCTTGAGCATCTCAACCGCGTCGTCGGTACTGAGGTGGTACGGAATGCCCATGTCCCTTGGCCTGGTTATTGCCGCTATTATGAGCCTCGCGCCGTCGTGCCACTCCAGGAGTTCATCGAAGTACGCCGTGTCGGGGATATAGGATATGTCGCCGTACCTCGTCTTCATGCGAAAGCCGATGGTGGTAGGGTCCGAGTGCTGGGTCGGGGTTATGAGGAACTCCTCCTCACCTATCGCTATCCTGCTCCCCGGCTCGGGAATGTGTATGCTCTCGAGCACGTCCAGGTGGTACTTGCTCACCGCAGGCGTGTGGGTTTCATCGCCATGGATAACGCTCTTCGAGGCTATCAAAACACCCCTCTTCTTAAGCGCTCCGCCGGTCATGGCTTCTATCATTACCTCCACGTCGTTGCAGTGGTCCACGTGCCTGTGGGAGACGAAGATGACGTCGAGCTTCCTGGGGTCGAGCTTGTAGCGCCAGCTCCTCACCAGCGCGCCTGGCCCTGGATCAACGTAGACGTTCCTGCTCGCCCTTATGTGGAATCCCCCGGTGGAGCGGAACTGGGTTATCGTGATGAACCTCCCGCCCCCGCTCCCGAGGAACGTTATCTCTATCAATTCTCCACCCCCGGTTTCTTTTGCAGACGTAGAAGTGTCACCGCTTGGGTATATAAGGCATTGCCCACCGAGCCTGTGGACGTTTATATACATGACTGCCGTTTCATAGGACATCAATGTAACATGGGGTTAAGCAAGACCCTTCTAGGCAGAGATTGGTTGGAACATGTAGTAACATAATAGAGGGAAACCCAATATTTAATTCAAAAAAATCGGCAGTTACAAAACATTTTTAACGAACAATAACATCAATTACTACGCCCCCCATTGGAGGTGCAATCCATGGAGATGAAACCATACATACCACCTGAGAAGTCCCTGCCAGAGTACACGGTCAAGGCCTTTGTTTTGGGTGTTATTTTGTCGATAGTGATGGGCGCCGCCAACGCCTACCTAGGAATGTACGCCGGCATGACAGTCAGCGCCAGCATTCCGGCGGCGGTCATATCGATGGCAATACTCTTCGCCTTCAAGGACAGAAACATCTTGGAAAACAACATGGTGCAGACAGCAGCGTCCGCCGGTGAGTCGCTAGCGGCGGGAGTTATATTTACGTTTCCCGCCCTCGTCGTCCTGGGCTACTACACAACCTTCCCGTATTACATCGTTACTATAATAGCAGCGCTCGGCGGTTCCCTCGGTGCGCTCTTCACAATTGTGCTGAGGAGGGCGTTCATCGTCGAGGAAAAGCTCCCCTATCCAGAAGGAACGGCCTGTGCCGAGGTTCTCATAGCAGGGGACAAGGGCGGAAGCCACGCCAAGCCGATACTCTACGGTGGAATCTTCGGCGGTCTCTTCAAACTCTTCGGAAGCTCCGGCCTCTGGTCCGGAACCGTCGAAACCGCAAAGATGGTCGGTTCCCGCGTCTACTACTTCGGAAGCGACCTCTCTGCGGCACTCATAGCGGTTGGCTACATCGTTGGCCTCAACATAGCGTTCCTCGTCTTCCTCGGAGGCGCGATAGCCTGGTTCATAGCAATACCACTCTACGCCGGCCAGATGAACCACGGCGACATGAGCGCCCTCGACCTCGCCTGGACCATATGGAGCACCAAGATTCGCTACATGGGTGTCGGTGCAATGGTCGTCGGTGGCCTCTGGAGCCTCATCAAGCTCAGGAAACCGATAAAGAGGGGAATCAAGGCCGGCCTTGAGGTGGCAAAGAGGAAGCAGTCCGGAGAGGCCATACTCAGAACCGAGGAGGATCTCCCGCTCAACTACGTGCTGGTGCTCATAGCAGCCTTCGTGATACCGCTGTTCCTGCTGTACTTCCATATCATAGGCTCTATAGGAATCGCGGCAATAATGGCGGTGATACTCCTCATCGTCGGCTTCCTTGGAAGCTCAATAGCCGGCTACCTCGCGGGTGTCGTTGGTTCCTCCAACAACCCGGTCTCGGGAATCACCATCATGAGCCTGCTCTTCACAGCCTTTGTGCTCAAGGGCCTGGGCCTCAGCGGAATGGAGGGTATGGCGGCAACCATACTCGTGGCGGCGGTTATCTGCACGGCAGCTGCCATAGCCGGTGACACCATGCAGGATCTGGCCACGGGTTACATCGTTGGTGCAACTCCAAAGAGGCAGCAGATCTTTGAGATAGTCGGGACCTTCTTTGCCGCCCTCGTCATGGCACCTGTGCTCAACCTCCTCATACAGGCCTACGGTATAGCCGGAACGCCAACCGCCAAGGAGAACGCTCTGGCCGCCCCGCAGGCCTTCCTCATGGCCAAGGTCACCGAGGGTGTCTTCACCGGAAACCTTGAGTGGAACATGATATACATCGGCGCTGGGATAGCTGTGGCCCTCATAATTCTTGACGAGATCCTGGCAAGGAGGGGATCCAGGTTCAGAACTCCCGTTATGCCCGTTGCAGTCGGTATCTATCTGCCGCTCAGCCTTGGCGTTCCAATCTTCATCGGAGGTCTTGTCAGGCATTTCGTTGGTAAGGCTAGGGGCAGTAACGAGGAGAGCCCAACCGATCCAGGAGTCCTTGGTGCGGCCGGACTCATCGCCGGTGAAGCCCTCATGGGCATATTCTTTGCCGCCCTTATAGTAGCAGGTGTGGCGCCGAGCACTGGCTTCAGCAGCAACCTTCTCGGTATGATCCTCCTGGCAGGAATAGCGGTCTGGCTCTACATGACCGGCAGGAAGAAGTGATTTTCCTCTTTTCCCAGCCTTTAAATTTTGACAGCCGGAGGAATGGGCATGGAAGAGTACATGAACCTCGTGCCAGTGCGCAATGAGAAGGTCGAGCTCAGGAAGGTCGAAGGAAAGTACTATCTGATGGTACCAATGGAGTCCAAGCTGGACTTTCTGGCGAGGAAGCTCCACGGAGAGTACAGGAGGATAGAACTTGACGAGATGGGAGCCTATACGTGGGAGCTGTGCGATGGGAGGAGAACTGTCAAGGAAATAGGAAAGGCCCTGAAGGCGCGCTTTGGGGAGGAAGTTGAGCCCCTTTACGAGCGTCTGATGACGTTTCTTTTCGAGCTGAGGAAGAGGTACCTGATTGAGTTTAAAAACGGAAGTGAGCTAGTCAACGGTGGTGATCCAAATGGCCGAGCTTGAAAGAATCTCGGAGGAGATTGAAAAGCTCCAGGACGAGATGGTCGAGACGCTCGTCGAACTGATTAAGATCCCGGCCATAAGCCCGGACTACGGCTACGAGGGTGAATACGACAAGGCCCAGAAGCTTTTGGAGATAATCAAGGACTGGCCCTTCGACAAAGTTGAAGTCTACAACGCGCCGGACGAGAGGGCCAAGAACGGTGTCAGGCCGAGCATTTTAGCGTACTACTACGGTGAGAAGGGCGAGGAAGGCCCGAGGCTCTGGATCCTCACCCACATCGACGTTGTCCCGCCCGGAGATTTAAGCAAGTGGACGGTCACGGAGCCGTTCAAGCCGGTCGTCAAGGACGGCAAGGTCTACGGCAGGGGAAGCGAGGACAACGGGCAGAGCCTCGTGGCTTCACTTTACGCGGTCAGGGCCATGATGAACCTCGGGATAAGACCGAAGAGAACCGTCATTCTGGCCTTCGTCAGCGATGAAGAGACCGGAAGCAAGTACGGCGTCGAGTGGCTGATGAGGGAGCACCCGGAGCTGTTCCGCAAGGACGACCTCGTTCTCGTTCCGGACGGCGGGAACGAGGAGGGCACCTTCATCGAGGTGGCCGAGAAGAGCATTCTCTGGCTCAGGGTCAAGGTCAGGGGCAAGCAGGTTCACGCGAGCATGCCGGACAAAGGCCTGAACGCCCACCGCGTCGCCCTTGACTTCGCCTACCACCTCGACAGACTGCTCCACGAGAAGTACGGTGAGAGGGACGAACTCTTCGACCCTCCGGAGAGCACCTTCGAGCCGACGATGGTTCGCGGCCCGGCCGACAGCCCGAACATAGTGCCCGGCGAGCACGAGGTCGTCTTCGACTGCAGGATTCTGCCGAGGTACAGCATAGACGATATCCTTGCCGACGCCGAGAGGCTTGCCGGAGAGGTCAGGGAGAAGTACAGGCGGGAGTTCGATGGAAAAGTCCTGCCGGAGATAGAGTTCGAGGTTCTCCAGCGCATGGACGCCCCGGAGCCGACGGATCCGAACAGCGAGATAGTTCTCCTGCTCAAGGAGGCCATCAGGAGGCTCCGCGGAAAGGAGGCGAAGGTCGGCGGAATAGGTGGCGGAACCTTCGCGGCCTACTTCAGGAAGCTCGGAATCCCGGCGGTTGTGTGGGCAACGCTCGACGAGACCGCCCACCAGCCCAACGAGTACGCCCGGATAAAGAACATGGTCGAAGATGCGAAGGTCATGGCGGCTTTAGCACTCCTGTGAGCGAAAGCCTTTTTTTCCTCACCCCCATCTTTCACCATGCCAACCTGGAAGGACGGAAAGCTCGGATTGCCGATAAAAGATGCCCTGAAGCTCTTTCCGGAGCTGGGAAAGTACATTGACGAGCGCGGAAGGCTCGACTTCTCAAACAGAAAAGCCAGAATACTTTACAACCAAGCGATAGCGAAGGCCCTTTTCGGGCTGGACATAGAGTACCACCCGCACGGGCTGGTAACTACTCCCGTTTCGCGCTACCTCTTCCTGAAGACCTTCCTCGGGGGCGGTGAGAGGGTTCTGGAGATAGGGACGGGGCATACTGCACTGATGGCACTCATGTCGGCGAAGCTCTTCAACTGCGACGTCACAGCGACTGAGATTGATGAGGAGTTCTTCGAGTACGCGAGGAGGAACATCAAGCGGAACAGAGCTAGAGTTAAGCTCATCAGGAGCAACAGCGGGATAATTCGAGGTGTGATCCCGGAGGGAGAGCTTTTCGAAGTCATCTTTTCTGCACCTCCCTACTACGAGGGGCCGACAAAGGGCGTTCTGACCGAGCTTGAAGGCGTCGGTGGAGGGAAACACGGCGAGGGCTTTTCAGTGAGGCTCATCGAGGAGGCGCTGGACTATTTGAAGCCGGGCGGAAGGGTAGCCCTCTTCCTTCCCGACAAGG
This Thermococcus cleftensis DNA region includes the following protein-coding sequences:
- a CDS encoding UPF0146 family protein is translated as MPIEDFAEFLAREIPRGKVVELGIGFQFKVALKLKSLGYDVLAIDWNPESVERARELGIGAVRDDLFSPRLGLYREARALYSVRPTPEIVRPILKLGRTLRLPVYILPLAGDAMPRGMRLVNHRGLAIYVYNPRTK
- a CDS encoding MBL fold metallo-hydrolase, with protein sequence MIEITFLGSGGGRFITITQFRSTGGFHIRASRNVYVDPGPGALVRSWRYKLDPRKLDVIFVSHRHVDHCNDVEVMIEAMTGGALKKRGVLIASKSVIHGDETHTPAVSKYHLDVLESIHIPEPGSRIAIGEEEFLITPTQHSDPTTIGFRMKTRYGDISYIPDTAYFDELLEWHDGARLIIAAITRPRDMGIPYHLSTDDAVEMLKNMEHKPDALVMSHIGMKMHFANPYKEAKYIETVTGVKTYVAKEGFRVMVEKNEIAVRTLRPARFI
- a CDS encoding OPT family oligopeptide transporter, yielding MEMKPYIPPEKSLPEYTVKAFVLGVILSIVMGAANAYLGMYAGMTVSASIPAAVISMAILFAFKDRNILENNMVQTAASAGESLAAGVIFTFPALVVLGYYTTFPYYIVTIIAALGGSLGALFTIVLRRAFIVEEKLPYPEGTACAEVLIAGDKGGSHAKPILYGGIFGGLFKLFGSSGLWSGTVETAKMVGSRVYYFGSDLSAALIAVGYIVGLNIAFLVFLGGAIAWFIAIPLYAGQMNHGDMSALDLAWTIWSTKIRYMGVGAMVVGGLWSLIKLRKPIKRGIKAGLEVAKRKQSGEAILRTEEDLPLNYVLVLIAAFVIPLFLLYFHIIGSIGIAAIMAVILLIVGFLGSSIAGYLAGVVGSSNNPVSGITIMSLLFTAFVLKGLGLSGMEGMAATILVAAVICTAAAIAGDTMQDLATGYIVGATPKRQQIFEIVGTFFAALVMAPVLNLLIQAYGIAGTPTAKENALAAPQAFLMAKVTEGVFTGNLEWNMIYIGAGIAVALIILDEILARRGSRFRTPVMPVAVGIYLPLSLGVPIFIGGLVRHFVGKARGSNEESPTDPGVLGAAGLIAGEALMGIFFAALIVAGVAPSTGFSSNLLGMILLAGIAVWLYMTGRKK
- a CDS encoding glucodextranase DOMON-like domain-containing protein; this encodes MRRVVALLLAVLMVGSLIGANVKTVGAAEPKPLNVIIVWHQHQPYYYDPIQDIYTRPWVRLHAANNYWKMAYYLSQYPEVHATIDLSGSLIAQLADYMNGKKDTYQIITEKIANGEPLTVEEKWFMLQAPGGFFDHTIPWNGEPITDPSGNPIRDFWDRYTELKDKMMAAKAKYANLPLEEQKVAVTNEFTEQDYIDLAVLFNLAWIDYNYIMTHPELKALYDKVDEGGYTRDDVKTVLDAQLWLLNHTFEEHEKVNLLLGNGNVEVTVVPYAHPIGPILNDFGWEGDFNDQVKRADELYKQYLGNGTAVPVGGWAAESALNDKTLEILANNGWTWVMTDQLVLDRLGVENTVENYYKPWVAEFNGKKIYLFPRDHALSDRVGFTYAGMNQYQAVDDFVNELLKIQKENYDGSLVYVVTLDGENPWEHYPYDGKIFLTELYKKLTELQEQGLIRTLTPSEYIQLYGDQANKLTPKMMERLDLTGDNVQALLKAQSLGDLYDMVGVKEEMQWPESSWIDGTLSTWIGEPQENYGWYWLYLARKTLMEKKDEMSQEDWEKAHEYLLRAEASDWFWWYGSDQNSGQDFTFDRYLKTYLYEMYRLAGVEPPSYLFGNYFPDGEPYVTRALDGLKEGEMKNYSSMSPLAEGVSVYFDGEGLHFIVRGNLSQFEVSIWEKDERVGNTFTLLQGRPGELRYSMFPFSADSVGLMITKHLVYHDGKAEVYKATDYENSEKLGEATVRETSEGIEVVVPFEYIENPADFYFAVSTVKDGRLEVISTPVELKLPTEVKGVVIADIADPEGDDHGPGTYTYPTNDVFKPGVFDLLRFRMLEQTDSYVMEFYFKDLGGNPWNAPNGFSLQIIEVYLDFKDGGNSTAIKMFPDGPGANVNLDPDHPWDVAFRIAGWDYGNLIVLPNGTAYQGEMQISADPVKNAVIVKVPKKYIAINEDYGLWGAVLTGSQDGYGPDKWRPVAVEAEEWKVGGADPNAVINGVAPRVIDLLAPANFRPTQEEQLSSYDANDMKLATVKALPLLKQGIVVNDPEGDDHGPGTYTYPTDKVFVPGHLDLLKFKMIEGSDDWTLEFYFKDLGGNPWNAPNGFSLQIIEVYLDYTDGGNSSAIKMFPDGPGSNVQLDPRHPWDVALRIAGWDYGNLIVLPNGTVYQGEMQISADPVKNAIVVRLPKKYLPAIGDYGLYASVLVGSQDGYGPDKWRPVAVDAEQWKLGGADPNAVINGVAPRVVDELVPPGFEPTQEEQLSSYDAENMKLATVLMIPLVEGTGGEEPTPTETPTETTTTTSETSTTSPSQTTTTTTTTPTTSSPSTTAPTTTTEGGGGICGPAALIALATIPLLLRRRR
- the glmM gene encoding phosphoglucosamine mutase, encoding MRLFGTAGIRGTLWEKVTPELAMDVGKAMGTYIEGESIVVARDGRTSSVMLKNALIAGLLSTGKEVLDADLIPTPALAWATREHGDGGVMITASHNPPTDNGIKVFNGDGTEFYVEQEEELEELVFSGNFRKARWDEIKTVKPLDVIDDYIGAVLDFVNHGTGLKVLYDGANGAGSVLAPYLLREMGAKVISVNAHVDGHFPGRKPEPRYENIAYLGELVRELGVDIAIAQDGDADRIAVFDERGNYLNEDTVIALFAKLYTEEHGGGTVVVSIDTGSRIDHVVERAGGRVVRIPLGQPHDGIKKYGAIFAAEPWKLVHPRFGNWIDSFVTMGLLLKLIDEEGKPLSEIVRENVPEFYLTKRNVPCPDEHKGAVMERAYRVLEEKLGSETREVLTISGFRFNLRDGSWVLVRPSGTEPKIRVVVEAPSEKRRDELFELAYGTVRKAVEDVMKKG
- a CDS encoding M20 family metallo-hydrolase, giving the protein MAELERISEEIEKLQDEMVETLVELIKIPAISPDYGYEGEYDKAQKLLEIIKDWPFDKVEVYNAPDERAKNGVRPSILAYYYGEKGEEGPRLWILTHIDVVPPGDLSKWTVTEPFKPVVKDGKVYGRGSEDNGQSLVASLYAVRAMMNLGIRPKRTVILAFVSDEETGSKYGVEWLMREHPELFRKDDLVLVPDGGNEEGTFIEVAEKSILWLRVKVRGKQVHASMPDKGLNAHRVALDFAYHLDRLLHEKYGERDELFDPPESTFEPTMVRGPADSPNIVPGEHEVVFDCRILPRYSIDDILADAERLAGEVREKYRREFDGKVLPEIEFEVLQRMDAPEPTDPNSEIVLLLKEAIRRLRGKEAKVGGIGGGTFAAYFRKLGIPAVVWATLDETAHQPNEYARIKNMVEDAKVMAALALL
- a CDS encoding PqqD family protein — protein: MEEYMNLVPVRNEKVELRKVEGKYYLMVPMESKLDFLARKLHGEYRRIELDEMGAYTWELCDGRRTVKEIGKALKARFGEEVEPLYERLMTFLFELRKRYLIEFKNGSELVNGGDPNGRA
- a CDS encoding ABC transporter ATP-binding protein, whose amino-acid sequence is MAEVKLINVWKQFGEFTAVREMNLDVKDGEFMILLGPSGCGKTTTLRMIAGLEEPTRGQIYVGDRLVADPEKGIFVPPKDRDIAMVFQSYALYPHMTVYDNIAFPLKLRKVPKQEIDQRVREVAELLGLTELLKRKPRELSGGQRQRVALGRAIVRKPQVFLMDEPLSNLDAKLRVKMRAELKRLQRQLGVTTIYVTHDQVEAMTMGDRIAVINQGVLQQVGTPEEVYDRPANTFVAGFIGSPPMNFMDATVTEDGFADFGEFRLKFLPDQFEVLEERNLVGREVIFGIRPEDLYDAMFAQVKIPGENMVRAMVDIIENLGSEKIVHLSVGDVTFLGSFRSESKVTEGQEIDVVFDMRKSHVFEKGSGKAVF